In one window of Prevotella sp. E13-17 DNA:
- a CDS encoding RNA polymerase sigma factor, with protein MEPCNDQQICDLIKESNTRRKGFELMVRQYSEKLYWQIRRIVLIHEDADDVLQNTFIKAWNSLDSFHGDAKLYTWLSRIAINEALDFMRKKKVRSTLSTDDADLGIANQLQADHYFNGDETEAQLQEAIAQLPDVQKTVFMLRYYEEMKYSEISKITGTTEGGLKASYHIAVKKIEDFFKRHD; from the coding sequence ATGGAGCCTTGTAACGACCAACAAATCTGTGATCTCATCAAAGAATCAAATACCAGGAGAAAAGGATTTGAACTGATGGTAAGGCAATATAGTGAAAAACTATATTGGCAAATTCGACGTATCGTGTTAATCCACGAAGACGCAGACGATGTGCTTCAGAATACATTCATCAAAGCCTGGAATTCATTAGATTCTTTTCATGGAGATGCTAAGCTTTACACCTGGCTGTCGAGGATAGCCATCAATGAGGCCTTAGACTTTATGAGGAAGAAGAAGGTGCGTTCAACACTCAGCACAGACGATGCTGATTTAGGAATAGCCAATCAATTGCAGGCGGACCATTATTTCAATGGCGATGAAACGGAAGCACAACTTCAAGAAGCAATAGCACAACTGCCGGATGTGCAAAAAACGGTATTCATGCTGCGCTATTATGAAGAAATGAAATATAGTGAGATTAGCAAGATCACAGGAACTACAGAAGGAGGTCTCAAGGCTTCATATCATATTGCAGTAAAAAAAATAGAAGATTTTTTTAAGCGACATGATTAA
- a CDS encoding L,D-transpeptidase family protein: MFVDDTYDRIAESLSANFDSAHITLDQILINDKDSVLSYKETVRYYQDGGECLWSISPEALEKSDTLIRLIGKKTEEIGFSRNAFLVDSILADITRLKEQIADSCSTIYRTMARLEYNLSKSYLTYVSGQRFGFTNPLRLHNRLDRDNNGGYRPLFDIDIQLPDSVFIKDAFSKATNDDVLEFLESVETINPIYTQLKGALQNDSLKEHRQKLLSNMERCRWQMKNNPLNEEKHIFVNIPAQTLWAVQADSVLSMKICCGAFYTKTPMLISKINLVQFNPEWGIPMSIIKNEVSAHAGDSAYFARHRYSIINKEGDTINPIDITSTQLRSGGYRISQKSGAGNSLGRIIFRFPNHFSVYLHDTNSPGAFQNERRTISHGCVRVQKPFDLTRFVLPDLDEWTLDKIRLSVDIKPESEKGKRYLQNYLQQHRSEARNIRLINSHRVNPEIPLLIGYYTALPDPKTQIIEYWPDRYEYDKQILKAIKPLLP, from the coding sequence ATGTTTGTTGACGACACTTATGACAGAATAGCCGAATCGCTGTCTGCAAACTTTGATTCAGCACATATCACATTAGACCAGATACTGATAAACGATAAAGATTCGGTATTATCTTATAAGGAGACCGTCAGGTATTATCAAGATGGTGGAGAATGTTTATGGAGCATTTCACCCGAAGCGCTTGAAAAGAGTGACACTCTGATTAGGCTAATAGGAAAGAAGACCGAAGAAATAGGCTTCAGCAGAAATGCGTTCTTGGTGGACAGCATCTTGGCGGACATTACAAGACTAAAAGAGCAGATTGCCGACTCTTGTTCCACCATATACAGAACAATGGCAAGGCTTGAGTATAATCTGTCAAAATCCTACCTCACCTACGTATCAGGACAGCGTTTCGGTTTTACGAATCCATTAAGACTACACAACAGATTAGATCGAGACAACAATGGTGGCTATCGCCCCCTGTTCGACATTGACATCCAGTTGCCAGATAGTGTCTTTATAAAGGATGCCTTTTCTAAGGCTACCAACGACGACGTGCTGGAATTCTTGGAATCTGTTGAAACAATCAATCCTATTTACACACAACTCAAAGGGGCTTTACAGAATGACAGTCTGAAAGAACATCGGCAGAAACTTCTGTCTAACATGGAAAGATGCCGCTGGCAGATGAAGAACAATCCCCTCAACGAAGAAAAGCATATCTTTGTAAACATACCAGCGCAAACCCTTTGGGCTGTGCAAGCCGATAGTGTTTTGTCTATGAAAATCTGTTGCGGCGCATTTTATACAAAAACACCAATGCTGATAAGCAAAATCAACTTAGTACAGTTCAACCCTGAATGGGGCATCCCGATGAGTATCATCAAAAACGAGGTGAGTGCTCATGCTGGTGATTCTGCCTATTTTGCACGTCATCGCTATTCTATTATTAACAAAGAAGGTGATACCATCAACCCAATTGACATTACCAGTACACAACTGCGAAGTGGCGGTTATCGCATAAGTCAGAAAAGCGGAGCTGGTAATTCTCTTGGAAGAATCATATTTAGATTCCCTAATCATTTCTCTGTATATCTTCACGACACGAATAGCCCGGGAGCATTCCAAAATGAACGGAGAACCATCTCGCATGGATGTGTGCGCGTGCAAAAGCCATTTGACCTGACCAGGTTTGTTCTACCCGATTTAGATGAATGGACATTGGACAAGATACGTCTTTCTGTGGACATCAAGCCGGAATCTGAAAAAGGAAAAAGATATCTACAGAACTATCTACAACAACATAGATCTGAAGCAAGAAATATCAGGTTGATCAACTCTCACAGAGTGAATCCTGAGATACCATTATTAATTGGATACTATACTGCGTTGCCCGACCCCAAGACACAGATTATTGAATATTGGCCAGATCGATACGAGTATGACAAGCAAATACTGAAAGCCATTAAACCCCTTCTACCTTAG
- a CDS encoding T9SS type A sorting domain-containing protein, with the protein MRRKLLILFCVTTLSVATPIYAMNMVLEMGVAEQIEDNAPSIIVEGKTVIIQGANGMTMEIVSLTGRPVAQYKIESSSQRVHINNLQKGCYIIKVGKVVRKVTVQ; encoded by the coding sequence ATGCGAAGAAAATTACTCATACTCTTTTGTGTAACAACGCTTAGTGTAGCTACACCTATCTACGCTATGAATATGGTGTTAGAGATGGGAGTTGCTGAGCAGATTGAGGACAACGCACCTTCGATTATTGTTGAAGGGAAAACTGTCATCATTCAGGGAGCAAATGGAATGACCATGGAAATCGTGTCACTCACAGGTCGTCCTGTTGCACAATATAAAATAGAGAGTTCTTCACAACGTGTACATATTAACAATCTGCAAAAAGGGTGCTACATTATAAAAGTAGGAAAAGTAGTACGCAAAGTCACCGTACAATAA